The following proteins come from a genomic window of Portunus trituberculatus isolate SZX2019 chromosome 35, ASM1759143v1, whole genome shotgun sequence:
- the LOC123512952 gene encoding failed axon connections homolog, with protein MQFMAQLEWPAAVGARGLSWLWKRSRRVAVAAVVVVAVVKVRAYVQKQQRRKRWDAAGQDVVVLHMFGRGRHLPNLSPFVLKLETYLRMTDIKYEIDYEEPMGSKGKSPWITLNGEDLADSQFVMEHLASKFNKDLSSHLSPVEKATAHALRVMLENNTLWGLIYWRYVQDKGREILNGMHIPFYLRLTVGAFVRQIKKVVWMQGMGRHSPHEIEYLCKQDLAAVSTHLGDKDFLMGDKPTEVDCAIFGFLCQIMYASASSPYLKMLETDFPNLRSYCLRVKDKFWPDWNACLEPVS; from the exons ATGCAGTTCATGGCTCAACTTGAATGGCCGGCGGCGGTCGGGGCCAGGGGGCTGTCGTGGCTGTGGAAGCGCAGTCGTCGCGTggctgtggcggcggtggtggtggtggcggtggtgaaggtGCGGGCCTACGTCCAGAAACAACAAAGAAG GAAGCGGTGGGATGCGGCGGGCcaggatgtggtggtgttgcacATGTTCGGGCGCGGGAGACACTTACCTAATCTGTCTCCATTCGTGCTCAAGCTGGAGACCTACCTGAGGATGACCGACATCAAGTATGAG ATAGACTACGAGGAACCGATGGGGTCGAAGGGTAAGTCCCCGTGGATCACTCTGAACGGAGAGGATCTGGCGGACTCCCAGTTCGTCATGGAACATCTGGCCTCCAAGTTCAACAAGGATCTCAGCTCCCACTTGAGCCCAGTGGAGAAGGCCACGGCGCACGCCCTCAGGGTCATGCTGGAGAACAACACCTTGTG gGGTCTGATATACTGGCGCTACGTGCAGGACAAAGGCAGGGAGATACTGAATGGAATGCACATACCCTTCTACCTGAGACTGACCGTAGGAGCGTTTGTCCGGCAAATTAAGAAGGTTGTCTGGATGCAGGGGATGGGACGACACAGTCCACATGAAATAGAGTATCTGTGCAAACAGGATCTGGCTGCTGTTTCTACACACCTGG GTGACAAGGACTTCCTGATGGGGGACAAACCAACTGAGGTGGATTGTGCCATCTTTGGGTTCCTGTGCCAGATTATGTATGCCTCAGCGAGCTCGCCTTACCTCAAGATGCTGGAAA CTGACTTCCCTAACCTCCGCTCGTACTGCCTGCGTGTTAAGGACAAGTTCTGGCCTGACTGGAACGCTTGTCTTGAGCCAGTGTCATAA